The following are from one region of the Gloeocapsopsis sp. IPPAS B-1203 genome:
- a CDS encoding NB-ARC domain-containing protein, translating into MNVEEAMDIIEKLLEQGRLNKAQEIVFRQSWEGKSYMEIARASGYDTGYIKDTGSHLWQLLTKVFGKKVTKNNFQSVVLRYARVTHKDFNNLATLRWQKASFTKETLPEQTPQIYALNAHITPNLGEVKTQYDWGSAPDISIFYGRTKELATLQQWIVQDRCRLVTLLGMGGIGKTSLSVKLAQEIHTDFDYVIWRSLRNAPAIQDLLTNLISFLSNQQITINDLPESVEDRILHLVNYLRSSRCLLILDNVETILRQGERAGHYIEEYEEYGQLLRCVAQTHHQSCLVVTSREKPRGLASSEGITLPVRSLHLDGLTQSEGKDIFETKGLFCSDVQQQLLFEHYRGNPLALKIVATNIQELFDGDVTQFLEQGTAVFGDIWDLLGQQFRRLSIAEQQVMYWLAINREPVTLSELKQDILPIISPREVLEALESLQQRSLIEKAVPIVSKSAASFTQQPAVMEYVTAQFISQICNEITTKDINLFNSHALIKAQTKDYIRDAQRLIFQPLINTLLASFGNKQRIKEQLNRILLELRLSTSITPGYAGGNVLNLLVQLQADLNYYDFSEITVWQAYLKDVNLQHVNLQHADLTNSAFTENFGCILALAYSPDSQTIVTAGEAGQIRLWRVADMKPVLTWKGHIRWILAVSFSPDGAILATGSDDRTVKIWDAHTGELLQTLHGHLSWVWSLAFSPDGKTLATGSDDRTVKIWDIATGKILQSLQEHTNRVESVSFNSQGNLLASGSNDGSIMLWDISSTQVIKFTESAQPIRAIAFSTDGTLLASGSDDGNITICNINSGNCWRLQGHSYLVQSLAFSPDDQTLASGSHDKTIKLWNLTTGQCAKTLQGHASRVWSVAFSPDGQTLVSGSDDRLLKLWDVATGNALKTLWGYTNLVRVVVFSPDGTMLATGSSDRTVRLWDISTSKVIKSFQGHARGILSTTFSHNGQILASASEKINLWNVNTGKLIQTLQGHTNWVWSVAFNPQDDTLASASGDHTVKLWNVNTGRCLQTLIGHTNWVWSVAFSPQGKILASSGDVTVRLWDIQTGECLKVLQGHTNGVWSVAFHPQGKILASASDDYTVKVWDVDTGKCLQTLQGHTNGVWSVAFSPDGQLLASASDDKTLKLWDVRTGKCLQTLEGHSDRVTSVSFHPQGKILASGEQEEKIKLWDLDTGKCITTIRSDRPYEGMNITGVTGLTDAQIAMLKALGAVEIEAEETTA; encoded by the coding sequence ATGAACGTTGAAGAAGCAATGGATATTATAGAGAAGCTCCTCGAACAAGGACGCTTGAACAAAGCTCAAGAAATTGTATTTCGACAATCTTGGGAGGGGAAATCTTACATGGAGATTGCTAGAGCCTCTGGTTATGATACGGGTTATATTAAAGACACTGGCTCTCATCTGTGGCAGTTGCTGACCAAAGTTTTTGGTAAAAAAGTGACTAAAAACAACTTTCAGTCTGTTGTCTTACGGTATGCACGGGTTACACACAAAGATTTTAATAATCTGGCTACATTAAGATGGCAAAAAGCAAGTTTTACCAAGGAGACTTTACCTGAACAAACTCCACAGATTTATGCATTGAACGCGCACATAACTCCGAATTTAGGAGAAGTTAAAACTCAATACGATTGGGGAAGTGCGCCTGATATATCAATCTTTTATGGTAGAACGAAAGAATTAGCAACACTACAACAATGGATTGTGCAAGATCGCTGCCGATTAGTGACATTACTAGGAATGGGAGGAATTGGAAAAACCAGTTTGTCAGTTAAGTTAGCGCAAGAAATCCATACAGATTTTGATTATGTCATCTGGCGATCGCTGCGGAATGCTCCAGCTATACAAGATTTACTCACTAACTTGATTTCATTTCTCTCAAATCAACAAATAACCATCAACGATTTACCGGAAAGTGTAGAAGATAGAATATTACATCTTGTAAATTACTTACGTTCGTCTCGATGTTTACTGATACTTGACAATGTAGAAACAATTTTACGTCAAGGGGAACGTGCGGGACATTACATTGAAGAATACGAAGAATATGGACAACTCTTACGCTGTGTTGCACAAACACATCATCAAAGTTGCTTAGTTGTTACAAGCCGTGAGAAACCAAGGGGCTTAGCATCCTCTGAGGGAATTACTTTACCTGTAAGATCGCTTCATTTAGATGGCTTAACTCAATCTGAAGGTAAAGATATTTTTGAGACTAAAGGACTTTTTTGCTCAGATGTACAACAGCAACTGTTATTTGAACACTATCGTGGTAATCCACTAGCATTAAAGATAGTTGCGACAAATATTCAAGAGTTATTTGATGGCGATGTGACGCAATTTCTCGAGCAAGGTACCGCAGTTTTTGGAGATATTTGGGATCTTTTAGGTCAGCAATTTAGGCGTCTGTCGATAGCTGAACAGCAAGTTATGTATTGGTTAGCAATCAATCGCGAACCTGTGACATTATCAGAGCTAAAGCAAGATATTCTCCCTATCATATCGCCACGCGAAGTTCTAGAAGCACTAGAATCTTTACAACAGCGCTCTTTAATTGAAAAAGCTGTACCGATTGTTAGCAAAAGTGCTGCTAGTTTTACGCAGCAGCCTGCGGTGATGGAGTATGTTACTGCTCAGTTTATTTCTCAAATTTGTAACGAAATTACGACAAAAGATATTAATCTTTTCAATAGTCATGCTTTGATCAAAGCACAAACTAAAGACTATATTCGAGATGCGCAACGGTTGATCTTTCAACCATTAATCAACACACTTTTAGCTAGCTTTGGCAACAAACAAAGAATTAAAGAACAGCTCAATCGCATTCTTCTCGAACTGCGGTTGTCTACATCAATTACACCAGGATATGCAGGAGGTAATGTTCTTAACCTACTCGTGCAGTTACAAGCTGATTTAAATTACTACGACTTTTCAGAAATTACTGTTTGGCAAGCCTATCTTAAAGACGTTAACTTGCAACACGTCAATTTACAACATGCAGATTTAACAAACTCAGCATTTACCGAAAACTTCGGCTGCATTTTAGCATTAGCTTATAGTCCAGATAGTCAAACCATCGTGACTGCAGGTGAAGCAGGTCAAATCCGGTTATGGCGCGTTGCAGACATGAAGCCCGTTTTAACGTGGAAAGGTCATATTCGTTGGATTTTAGCAGTTTCGTTTAGTCCTGATGGAGCGATTTTAGCAACGGGTAGTGACGATCGCACTGTAAAAATTTGGGACGCGCATACAGGTGAACTACTGCAAACATTGCACGGACATCTGAGTTGGGTTTGGTCACTCGCTTTTAGTCCTGATGGTAAAACTTTAGCAACAGGTAGTGACGATCGCACTGTAAAAATTTGGGACATCGCAACAGGTAAAATCTTGCAATCTTTACAAGAACATACAAATCGGGTCGAGTCGGTAAGCTTTAATTCTCAAGGTAATTTGTTGGCGAGTGGAAGCAACGATGGTAGCATCATGCTGTGGGATATCAGTAGCACTCAGGTTATCAAATTCACTGAATCTGCACAGCCAATTCGAGCGATCGCTTTTAGTACAGATGGTACGCTGCTTGCAAGTGGTAGCGATGATGGCAACATCACAATATGTAATATCAATAGTGGGAATTGTTGGCGATTGCAAGGACACTCCTATTTAGTTCAAAGCCTTGCCTTCAGCCCTGACGATCAAACACTAGCTAGTGGAAGTCACGACAAAACAATCAAGTTGTGGAATCTCACCACAGGACAATGCGCAAAAACACTGCAAGGACACGCGAGTCGAGTTTGGTCTGTTGCTTTTAGTCCGGATGGTCAAACTTTAGTTAGCGGGAGTGACGATCGCTTGTTAAAGCTGTGGGATGTTGCTACAGGTAACGCATTAAAGACTCTTTGGGGTTATACAAATCTAGTACGAGTTGTTGTTTTTAGTCCAGATGGCACAATGTTGGCAACTGGAAGTAGCGATCGCACAGTGCGATTGTGGGATATTTCCACGAGTAAAGTCATAAAATCCTTTCAAGGACATGCCCGTGGTATTCTTTCAACCACTTTTAGTCACAATGGACAAATTCTCGCAAGTGCTAGTGAAAAGATTAATTTATGGAATGTCAATACAGGTAAGCTCATTCAAACACTACAAGGACATACAAACTGGGTATGGTCAGTTGCTTTCAATCCTCAAGATGATACTTTGGCGAGTGCAAGTGGTGACCATACTGTAAAGTTGTGGAATGTGAATACAGGGCGTTGTTTACAAACCCTCATCGGACATACTAATTGGGTGTGGTCTGTTGCTTTTAGTCCTCAAGGCAAAATCTTAGCAAGCAGTGGTGATGTGACAGTACGATTATGGGATATCCAAACCGGAGAATGTCTTAAAGTTCTGCAAGGACATACTAATGGTGTCTGGTCTGTTGCCTTTCATCCGCAAGGTAAAATCTTAGCAAGTGCTAGCGATGACTACACAGTCAAAGTGTGGGATGTTGACACAGGCAAATGTTTACAAACATTACAAGGACATACTAATGGTGTTTGGTCTGTTGCGTTTAGTCCAGATGGGCAACTTTTAGCAAGTGCTAGCGATGACAAAACATTGAAACTTTGGGATGTTCGTACTGGTAAATGTTTACAAACATTAGAAGGGCACAGCGATCGCGTCACATCAGTGAGCTTTCATCCGCAAGGTAAAATTCTTGCAAGTGGCGAACAAGAAGAAAAAATTAAACTTTGGGATCTTGATACCGGCAAGTGTATTACAACAATCCGCAGCGATCGCCCTTATGAAGGAATGAATATTACAGGTGTGACAGGGTTGACTGACGCTCAAATTGCCATGCTTAAAGCACTTGGTGCAGTAGAGATAGAAGCAGAGGAAACTACAGCTTAA
- a CDS encoding amidohydrolase family protein — MYQGLPVIDADAHKLENPLVMRDYIEPEYRDRIGLVIDSLGDQRARIIDFNPATGKNDLMRMFPQPQGMGKGGFRNLHPDTTLGAMFNRIRIEHMDREGIDVHVIYGTLNLIFSSILDKDLAIALCRAYNSYMADDCRGYDNRLKPIGVIPLQDVDAAVAEMHRCVNELGMISVAVAPNMPIPHPKAPDAFPEIRSCKTISHPDFRPILQAAVDLNIGLGIHGGPGSYMVGGISDYTETFVLTHIFVQRNQQQLALARMIFDGAFEQFPTLRVGFLEGGCGWVPDLAHAFHEHWEKRIRDFDPKHPYRPSLMEFTKLMIQERGTHNNVNLISQAKNLFDLLWNTQHDPTKIDDASLYEHYDLRHRDPLEYFERRQIFTSFESDDPGPAYLHIAMGETGKHLACFSGDYGHWDGVLQNCVRDAATVADYDREHLELLLGGNALALYGDRLRQTLPTHLSTQTANLST; from the coding sequence ATGTATCAAGGTTTACCAGTTATTGATGCGGATGCCCATAAGCTCGAAAATCCATTGGTCATGCGAGATTATATCGAGCCAGAGTATCGCGATCGCATTGGTTTAGTGATTGATAGCTTAGGCGATCAAAGGGCAAGAATTATTGACTTTAACCCCGCAACCGGAAAAAACGACTTGATGCGGATGTTTCCGCAACCCCAAGGCATGGGTAAAGGTGGTTTCCGCAATTTGCATCCGGATACGACATTAGGCGCAATGTTTAATCGCATCCGCATTGAACATATGGATCGCGAAGGCATTGACGTTCATGTGATTTACGGTACGTTAAACTTAATCTTTTCTAGCATTCTGGATAAAGACTTAGCGATCGCGCTTTGCCGTGCTTACAACAGTTACATGGCAGATGACTGTCGGGGTTATGATAATCGATTGAAACCCATTGGCGTGATTCCACTACAAGACGTTGATGCAGCAGTTGCCGAGATGCATCGTTGTGTTAATGAACTGGGGATGATCAGCGTTGCTGTTGCTCCAAATATGCCAATTCCGCACCCGAAAGCACCTGATGCCTTTCCCGAAATCCGCAGTTGCAAAACAATTAGCCATCCAGACTTTCGCCCCATTCTTCAAGCTGCAGTCGATTTGAATATCGGCTTGGGAATACATGGAGGACCTGGTTCTTACATGGTAGGCGGAATATCTGACTACACCGAGACTTTTGTCCTCACCCACATTTTTGTGCAGCGCAACCAACAACAGCTAGCTTTAGCACGGATGATATTTGATGGCGCATTTGAGCAATTTCCCACCTTGCGCGTCGGGTTTCTAGAAGGGGGTTGTGGTTGGGTACCCGATTTAGCCCATGCATTCCACGAACATTGGGAAAAGCGCATTCGTGATTTTGATCCGAAACACCCTTATCGCCCGTCGTTGATGGAATTTACCAAGTTAATGATTCAAGAACGCGGGACACACAATAACGTCAACTTGATTAGTCAAGCAAAAAACCTATTTGATTTATTGTGGAATACACAGCACGATCCGACAAAAATTGATGATGCAAGTTTGTACGAACACTACGACTTACGTCACCGCGATCCCTTAGAATATTTTGAACGCAGACAAATTTTCACTTCATTTGAATCTGACGATCCTGGTCCTGCCTATCTACACATTGCTATGGGTGAAACTGGCAAGCACCTCGCTTGCTTCTCCGGCGATTATGGCCACTGGGATGGCGTATTACAAAATTGCGTCCGCGATGCTGCGACAGTTGCAGATTACGATCGCGAGCACCTGGAGTTACTTCTAGGTGGTAATGCTTTAGCATTATATGGCGATCGCCTGCGTCAAACGCTACCAACTCATCTCTCAACGCAAACAGCAAATCTATCTACATGA
- a CDS encoding Mpo1-like protein, producing the protein MLLFLTTLAIFFEIGAYAVKYFQEAKAHFVASHQHPINQFLHHLTNIVAIAAVIFLFYDWRLTIVCLVLTQVFALGGHAFFEKNEPAFVKYPGITILASMQWSFENWFGARQLLQYFQHKALSD; encoded by the coding sequence GTGCTATTGTTCCTAACAACATTGGCAATTTTCTTTGAGATAGGGGCATACGCTGTGAAATACTTCCAAGAGGCAAAAGCCCACTTTGTTGCAAGCCACCAGCACCCGATTAATCAATTTCTACATCACTTGACAAATATTGTAGCGATCGCCGCTGTTATCTTTTTGTTCTACGATTGGCGACTCACAATTGTCTGTTTAGTGTTAACCCAAGTTTTTGCTCTAGGCGGTCATGCTTTTTTTGAAAAGAATGAACCTGCGTTTGTCAAGTATCCAGGGATAACAATTTTAGCATCAATGCAGTGGTCTTTTGAGAATTGGTTTGGTGCACGCCAACTCTTGCAGTATTTCCAGCATAAAGCTCTCAGTGATTAG
- a CDS encoding ATP-binding protein codes for MIQPLESKHNINLHQQETLIERVGEAIALFNCAHRLVVFNQQFCRNWGLHSDWLKQKPYDKEVFVEIVKQGYWSQAKSEQLLLLLNGNTTFPVYIEQTDGKSLEVYSSETSDAGRMITFLDITEHRRSQAYLNAELKRQAFLLGLMERIQPASELREIGQFALSYLVQTMGAAFGDVKVISGKNQEAWAYVLTSEISAQFVATYGDTVTAEMAKFLERGIPYGQGLLWQVVDTAKPLFIEDYYKHPQAVSAFRHPGIGQLGIFPIPAADGTIIGVLTLESRSLRKLQDAPQQDMLLAACRMLGVAIERAQAQERLRQINEDLEQASQLKSEFLASMSHELRTPLNSILGFSDLLLRQFDSLTPRQTKYLRVIEESGQHLLQLINDILDLSKIESGKVELELEPVSIPDLCLQCQEMIQPRINKKRLMLSLDLDNRLTQANLDERRVRQILINLLSNAVKFTPEGGHIKLSCRIAYGNQLQSEMYRPDCSPINLSTPYVCIAVEDTGIGIPAEKWHLLFRPFQQIDASLTRQHEGTGLGLALTKRLAELHGGTVSLESVADQGSTFRVWLPLTEMRQQLVSSKGDATEEQIVSVGKSKWVWVVEDQPYNQALITEMLELQGYKVELIADGQMMMKAIDSYVISAKALPDLVLMDIQLPKVDGFKLIRQLKNSPYWQSVPVIALTAMAMTGDRDRCLASGADAYLSKPLNFITLQHTLQTFIKA; via the coding sequence TTGATACAGCCATTGGAATCAAAGCACAACATCAATCTTCATCAGCAGGAGACACTAATTGAAAGAGTAGGCGAAGCGATCGCTTTATTCAATTGTGCACATCGCCTCGTTGTCTTTAACCAACAATTTTGTCGAAATTGGGGATTACATTCTGATTGGCTCAAACAAAAGCCTTATGACAAAGAAGTTTTTGTTGAAATTGTCAAACAAGGCTACTGGTCACAAGCAAAGTCCGAACAACTGTTGCTTCTATTAAATGGTAATACAACTTTCCCCGTTTACATTGAACAAACAGACGGGAAATCGCTGGAAGTTTATTCTAGTGAAACTTCCGATGCTGGAAGAATGATAACTTTTCTGGATATTACTGAGCATCGGCGCTCTCAAGCATATCTCAACGCAGAACTCAAACGGCAAGCATTTCTTTTGGGATTAATGGAACGCATCCAGCCTGCGAGTGAACTGCGAGAAATTGGACAGTTTGCTCTTAGTTATCTTGTCCAAACAATGGGAGCTGCTTTTGGTGATGTCAAAGTGATCTCAGGAAAAAACCAAGAAGCTTGGGCTTATGTACTCACCAGTGAAATCTCTGCGCAGTTTGTTGCGACTTACGGCGATACAGTGACAGCAGAAATGGCAAAATTTCTCGAGCGAGGAATTCCCTACGGACAAGGACTTCTGTGGCAAGTCGTTGATACGGCTAAACCATTATTTATTGAAGACTATTACAAACATCCTCAGGCTGTATCTGCATTTCGACATCCAGGTATTGGTCAGTTAGGCATTTTCCCGATTCCTGCGGCTGATGGTACGATTATCGGTGTCTTGACTCTAGAATCTCGCAGTCTACGCAAATTACAAGACGCCCCACAGCAAGATATGCTATTAGCAGCTTGCCGAATGCTTGGAGTTGCCATCGAACGCGCTCAAGCTCAGGAACGCCTGCGTCAGATTAACGAAGATTTAGAGCAAGCTTCGCAGCTTAAGTCAGAATTTCTCGCTTCCATGTCGCACGAATTGCGTACGCCCCTCAATAGTATTTTAGGTTTCTCAGATTTACTACTACGCCAATTTGATTCTTTAACTCCGCGCCAAACTAAATATCTGCGAGTGATTGAAGAAAGTGGTCAACATCTATTGCAGTTAATTAACGATATTCTCGACTTATCTAAAATTGAATCTGGCAAAGTAGAACTAGAACTAGAACCTGTATCCATTCCCGATCTCTGTCTGCAGTGTCAAGAGATGATTCAGCCTCGCATAAATAAGAAGCGACTGATGTTATCACTCGATCTTGACAATCGCCTAACACAGGCAAACCTTGATGAGCGTCGTGTTCGCCAGATCTTAATTAACTTACTCTCTAATGCAGTCAAATTTACACCTGAAGGTGGTCACATCAAACTTAGTTGTCGTATCGCTTATGGCAATCAATTGCAATCAGAGATGTATCGACCAGATTGTAGTCCAATTAATCTAAGTACACCTTATGTGTGTATCGCAGTTGAAGATACAGGTATTGGTATTCCTGCAGAAAAATGGCATTTACTCTTTCGTCCCTTTCAACAGATAGACGCTTCTTTAACACGACAACATGAAGGAACGGGCTTAGGATTAGCACTCACAAAACGATTAGCAGAACTGCATGGCGGAACTGTTTCTCTTGAATCAGTAGCAGATCAAGGCAGTACATTTCGCGTATGGCTACCGCTTACCGAAATGCGTCAACAGTTAGTATCCTCTAAAGGGGATGCTACTGAAGAACAGATAGTTAGTGTTGGCAAAAGTAAATGGGTTTGGGTTGTAGAAGATCAGCCCTATAACCAAGCTTTAATTACAGAAATGCTGGAGTTACAGGGTTACAAGGTAGAGTTAATTGCAGATGGTCAAATGATGATGAAAGCAATTGATTCATATGTTATCTCTGCAAAAGCTTTGCCTGACTTGGTTTTGATGGATATTCAATTGCCCAAAGTTGACGGATTCAAACTCATCCGACAACTCAAAAATAGTCCTTACTGGCAATCAGTTCCAGTAATTGCGTTGACAGCTATGGCTATGACAGGAGATCGCGATCGCTGTCTTGCATCCGGTGCAGATGCTTATCTTAGTAAACCTTTGAACTTTATTACTTTACAACATACATTGCAAACTTTTATTAAAGCTTAA
- a CDS encoding sterol desaturase family protein — protein sequence MFTLHSILIGVICFTLAFVLASLVEYWLHRLMHVSHQIGERHRDHHRRNEGQGVIWEFRDYVRGSFVVMIVVFFLSLEAGIGWFLGGLIYAAFSAYAHQLQHENPTKCFWMKMPVHYVHHKYGMWHHNFGLAVDWWDRVFGTYKPVEWLTDEERNQPERGYLQLRWW from the coding sequence ATGTTTACTTTGCACAGCATATTGATTGGAGTTATCTGTTTTACACTCGCGTTTGTCTTAGCGAGTTTGGTAGAGTACTGGCTGCATCGATTAATGCACGTTTCCCATCAAATTGGCGAACGTCACCGCGATCATCACCGCCGCAATGAAGGACAAGGCGTCATCTGGGAATTTCGCGATTATGTGCGCGGTAGCTTTGTTGTCATGATTGTTGTATTTTTCCTTTCTTTAGAAGCCGGAATCGGTTGGTTTCTAGGAGGACTAATTTATGCTGCTTTCTCAGCTTACGCACATCAACTGCAGCATGAGAACCCTACAAAGTGCTTTTGGATGAAAATGCCTGTTCACTATGTCCATCATAAGTACGGTATGTGGCATCACAACTTTGGTTTAGCTGTAGATTGGTGGGATCGCGTTTTTGGGACTTACAAGCCTGTAGAATGGCTCACTGATGAGGAACGAAATCAACCTGAACGCGGTTATCTGCAGTTGCGATGGTGGTAA